TTTAAATTGTCGTATACCGCCTTTGCGTCACTCACGTTGTCGCCGGTCAGTATAACCTTTTGGTCGGGGCCGATAAACTGCAAGGAAGCGGTTTTCCCTATTACTTCAAGAGCCTTCTGGGAGTCCTTTACGCCGGGGAGTTCCACTCTTATCCTGTTTTCTCCCTGCCTCACAACGACAGGCTCCGCCACTCCCAGCTGGTCCACTCTTCTTGCTATAACTTCTTTCGCTGCGTTCATCTTTTCATCGGTGATCGTCTCGCCGGGTTTTGGTTTTGCTTCAAGCAGAACGTAGATTCCTCCCTGGAGGTCCAACCCCAGTTTAATGGCTTTTTTAGCAGGTGCTACCTGATAGGGGCCTATCTTTATACCGAAATACAGCATGTAAGCTAAAAAAAAGCCTATTAACAAAATTACTGCGATTTTTAATAAGCTTCTGGCCCTTAAACTCATTTAAAAATTCTCCTCCAATCCGTCATGTACTGCAAATTTTATTATATCCCTCGATGGATAAGCTTGTCAACAAACAATAAATTTAAAAAGGCCTTTTGAAAAGGCCTTACTCTTTTTCCCTCTGGCAAACCTGATTTGCCACAGTGCACGAGGTTTTGCATGCCGACTGACAGGATGCCTGGCACTCCCCGCATCCGCTTTTTCTTAGAGCATCCTCGTGACAAAGATCTCCCCTATGTATTACTTTTATGTGTTTCAATTCAAGTTCCCTCCCTTTTTGATTATAAGCCTTAAATGTCTCTATAAATTATAACACAAACTTTAATCCGTGAAAAGGCACTTAAAGATTGACTCCTATCGCTCCGGCCAGAGCTCCGATTAGGAATCCCATAAGCAAATCAACGAACGTTCCAGCATCGTAACCTGCTTCCCGAGCGATAAAAAACCTCAAAATCATAAGAATTCCTACGTAAAACAGGCCAATGAGCCCCCCGTGAAGCCATCCGGAGTGATCCAGGTCCCTTGTGGCATTCAGGCTGCCAATGGCTATACTCAACGCACCTATCACAATAACGGCTTTCGGTATTATGTCTTCAGAGATCGTAGTAAAATACAACACTCCGCTCAACGCAAGGAAGAAAAATACGGTGAGCAGGTAGGCGTTGAATATTCCACTGCATACCCTAAAAACATATAACTTTTTTTGACCGGAAAGAGTTTTCATAAAAATTCAACCTCCCTTTCTATTACTACTTTATTTAGAGTAGGAGGTTGAATATGACAGGAACCCGAATTTTATTACTTTTCTTTTTCAGCTCTTTTGATTACGTTTCCAATGGCGGACCTGGTCACCTTGATTTTAACTTTATCTCCAACCTCTAAGGTCACCACATCGTCTTTAATGTTCAAAATGCGCCCGAAAATGCCTCCTATTGTAATTATTTCGTCGCCTTCTTTTAAGCTGTCTAGCATGTTCCTGCGTTCTTTTTCCCTCTTCTGCTGGGGCCTTATGATCATAAAGTAAAAGATCGCGAATATCAGTATAATTGGCCCGAACTGCTGTAAAAAAATCGTCGTATTCAACTTTCAACCACACCCTTCTTTCAAGATAATCTAATACTTAATTTCTATACAGAATTTAAAAATCCTCTCGGAAGCCATCAAGAACCTTGATCGTAACCGAATTTCTTAAAGAATTCCTGCTTGAATTCTAAAAGGTAACCTCCTTCGATCGCCCGGCGTATCTTTTCCATTAGCGAAAGTAAGAAGTACAGATTGTGGATGGTGGTCAGCCTTATACCGAGAACCTCGTTGGCGTTGATGAGGTGCCTTATATAGGCTCTGGTGTAATTTTTACAGACGTAACAATCACACTCGGGATCCAGGGGTGAGAAATCTCTTGCATAGGCGGCATTTTTGACTACCAGTCTTCCCCTGGCCGTAAAAACTGTTCCATGTCGGGCTATTCTGGTAGGTAGGACACAGTCGAACATATCGATTCCCCTTATTATACCTTCAAATATCGCATCGGGAGAACCAACTCCCATAAGGTACCGGGGTTTATCTTCCGGCAGCAGGGGAACCGTATAGTCCAGTACCTCGTACATATGCTCTTTCGGCTCTCCAACGCTCAATCCACCCACTGCATAGCCTTTAAAGTCCATAGAAACCAGGTCTCTGGCACTTTTTTCCCTTAGGTCTTTATAAAGACCTCCCTGTACTATGCCGAAAAGAGTTTGCTTTTCGTTTTTGTGGTGCTTTTTGCACCTTTCCGCCCACCGCGTCGTCCGCTCTACTGAGTTTTTTACGTACTCATAGGTAGCGGGGTAGGGAATGCATTCGTCGAAAGCCATTATGATGTCGGCTCCAAGGGAATTTTGGATTTCTATCGATGTTTCAGGGCTTATAAAGTGTAGGGAGCCGTCGATGTGCGACCTGAAGGTTACACCTTCTTCTCTTATCTCTCTCAGCTCGCCCAAACTGAATACCTGGTATCCACCGCTGTCGGTAAGGATGGAGCCCTCCCAGTTCATAAATCTGTGCAGCCCTCCAGCTTCTTCAATTATCCTGTGGCCCGGGCGAAGGTAAAGGTGATAGGTGTTGCTGAGGATGATTTTTGCACCTATTTGTTCCAGTTCATCGGGAGTTAAGGTTTTGACCGTAGCCTGGGTTCCAACGGGCATAAACACCGGTGTTTCTATTATACCGTGCGGTGTTTCGAGAAGACCTGTTCTAGCCTTGCAGTCTTCAGCCCATTTTAATACTTTGAATTTCATTTCACACCATCCTCTAGTTTGTACTCTTTACCTTTTAGCTTACTCCTGGACCATATGCCTCCTTCAATCTTTCCGAGAGCAAAAAATTTATTAATGGCAAACAATCCACCTATTGATACTATTCCCATAAGTATATCGAACATTGTTGTAGCTTCTATAATCATCTTCCTGGCCGTTGCAAAAAGCAAAACTTCGATTATGCTTGACGGTGTGTGCTGAACCAGCATTATAACCAGCTCAAGACCTATTACCAGCAAAAGTGCGTGGTCTAGAAAAGTTTTAAACAGTGGAAACGTTTGTAACGGAGGTGTTAAATATATCATTTTAATATACCTGAAAAGATCT
The DNA window shown above is from Thermosediminibacter oceani DSM 16646 and carries:
- the scfA gene encoding six-cysteine ranthipeptide SCIFF; protein product: MKHIKVIHRGDLCHEDALRKSGCGECQASCQSACKTSCTVANQVCQREKE
- a CDS encoding TIGR04086 family membrane protein — its product is MKTLSGQKKLYVFRVCSGIFNAYLLTVFFFLALSGVLYFTTISEDIIPKAVIVIGALSIAIGSLNATRDLDHSGWLHGGLIGLFYVGILMILRFFIAREAGYDAGTFVDLLMGFLIGALAGAIGVNL
- the yajC gene encoding preprotein translocase subunit YajC; this encodes MNTTIFLQQFGPIILIFAIFYFMIIRPQQKREKERRNMLDSLKEGDEIITIGGIFGRILNIKDDVVTLEVGDKVKIKVTRSAIGNVIKRAEKEK
- the tgt gene encoding tRNA guanosine(34) transglycosylase Tgt, with the protein product MKFKVLKWAEDCKARTGLLETPHGIIETPVFMPVGTQATVKTLTPDELEQIGAKIILSNTYHLYLRPGHRIIEEAGGLHRFMNWEGSILTDSGGYQVFSLGELREIREEGVTFRSHIDGSLHFISPETSIEIQNSLGADIIMAFDECIPYPATYEYVKNSVERTTRWAERCKKHHKNEKQTLFGIVQGGLYKDLREKSARDLVSMDFKGYAVGGLSVGEPKEHMYEVLDYTVPLLPEDKPRYLMGVGSPDAIFEGIIRGIDMFDCVLPTRIARHGTVFTARGRLVVKNAAYARDFSPLDPECDCYVCKNYTRAYIRHLINANEVLGIRLTTIHNLYFLLSLMEKIRRAIEGGYLLEFKQEFFKKFGYDQGS